Proteins from one Fragaria vesca subsp. vesca linkage group LG6, FraVesHawaii_1.0, whole genome shotgun sequence genomic window:
- the LOC101313330 gene encoding nudix hydrolase 23, chloroplastic-like, producing MLKTIQILGCSSGLVKPQTTRTTCCRLSFISSLSTKPFSYSFSSLRATHLLFPEHSARRTRFRAFSMSSAHSGSTPSAPSSSSPTVVQSVGNARKINFCQWCGGATKHEIPDGEEKVRAICTVCDRIAYENPKMVVGCLIEHDNMVLLCKRNIQPSYGLWTLPAGYLEIGESAAEGAIRETWEEACAEVEVVSPFAQLDIPLIGQTYVIFLARLKKPQFSPGPESSECRLFALDDIPFDSLSFSSMYIEDVKAGKLKFHYGTINKRPGTSPSDINAYTLDYHMQS from the exons ATGCTCAAAACCATACAGATCTTGGGCTGTTCATCTGGGTTGGTTAAGCCCCAAACTACTAGAACCACTTGTTGTAGGCTCTCCTTCATTTCTTCCCTCTCCACCAAACCATTTTCGTATTCTTTTTCTTCTTTGAGAGCAACCCATTTGTTATTTCCGGAACACTCAGCTCGCCGGACCCGTTTCCGAGCTTTCAGTATGTCCTCGGCTCATTCCGGGTCAACCCCATCTGCCCCTTCTTCTTCTTCACCAACTGTGGTTCAGTCAGTT GGGAATGCTCGTAAGATAAATTTCTGCCAGTGGTGCGGTGGTGCAACAAAGCATGAGATACCTGATGGAGAGGAGAAAGTCAGAGCTATTTGCACAGTTTGTGATAGGATTGCCTATGAGAACCCAAAAATG GTCGTGGGATGTCTGATTGAGCATGATAACATGGTTCTACTTTGCAAGAGGAACATTCAACCGTCGTATGGCCTCTG GACTCTTCCAGCAGGTTACCTAGAAATTGGGGAATCAGCTGCCGAAGGAGCAATCAGGGAGACCTGGGAAGAAGCATGTGCAGAAGTTGAAGTTGTATCCCCTTTTGCTCAATTGGACATACCTCTTATCGGCCAG ACCTACGTAATTTTCTTAGCAAGGCTGAAAAAACCCCAGTTTTCACCAGGTCCAGAATCATCAGAATGCCGACTGTTTGCACTTGATGATATACCATTTGATTCTCTGTCATTCTCATCAATG TACATTGAAGATGTGAAGGCAGGGAAGCTTAAGTTCCACTATGGAACCATTAATAAAAG GCCTGGCACAAGTCCTTCTGACATTAACGCATATACTTTGGATTATCATATGCAGTCCTGA
- the LOC101313624 gene encoding uncharacterized protein LOC101313624: protein MNSAMKTALLNSKLNYSVYVRSVLFHSTTVLDRKRRNNYWESPRNDNYSKRSRRIHGKQTLLRNVNDYANFLFQKWQNPYDLNEPSSSRGTSWFKKQYSAKGPKKKWGGNQGASSWGRRGFDFCEDYVDLETIFQSRFGGSGFVYWSFVNEDDSQQRSSSYYSNHSGKSWSWRHRNEERYESDSDNSESEERLALGLSAAGPLKLEDVKNAYRTCALKWHPDRHQGSSKAAAEEKFKHCSTAYQSLCDKLAMN from the exons ATGAATAGCGCCATGAAAACGGCTCTCTTAAATTCAAAGCTGAACTACTCCGTTTATGTGAGGAGTGTCCTCTTTCACTCAACCACCGTTTTGGATCGTAAAAGACGCAACAACTACTGGGAATCACCC AGAAACGACAACTATTCAAAAAGGTCCAGAAGGATACATGGAAAGCAAACATTATTGCGCAATGTCAATGATTATGCAAACTTCCTATTTCAG AAATGGCAAAATCCCTATGATTTGAATGAGCCATCTTCTAGTAGAGGCACTTCATGGTTTAAAAAGCAATACTCAGCCAAGGGCCCCAAAAAGAAATGGGGAGGCAATCAAGGGGCCTCCAGCTGGGGCAGAA GAGGTTTCGACTTTTGTGAAGATTATGTAGATTTAGAGACCATTTTCCAGTCCAGGTTTGGTGGGAGTGGATTCGTTTACTGGTCATTCGTCAATGAAGACGATTCACAGCAGAGGAGCTCTTCATATTACTCTAATCACTCTGGAAAATCTTGGAGTTGGAGACATCGTAATGAAGAACGATATGAATCTGATTCTGACAATTCCGAGTCAGAGGAGAGGTTGGCCCTTGGATTGAGTGCTGCAGGCCCTCTGAAACTTGAAGATGTCAAAAATGC ATATCGAACCTGTGCACTGAAATGGCATCCTGATCGTCACCAGGGCTCTTCCAAG GCTGCTGCAGAGGAAAAGTTCAAGCATTGCAGCACAGCTTATCAATCTTTATGTGATAAATTGGCTATGAACTGA
- the LOC101298055 gene encoding glutamate receptor 3.2-like: MWTASGGILAYTIFIIWFLERSVNPKFSGPLKNQIGRAIWFAFTSLFFSHRERLYNKLTKVVVLVWLFVVLILVTSYTANLSSILTIQRLKPNVSDIETLKRTNSKVGLNTHSFVVNYLVTVLGFKPENLIKIDSESDYIEAFENRSISAALLEFPYAKVFMNQYCKGYTATTLSYRFGGLGFIFQKDSPIARDFTKVILELLEEGKMMSLEDAWLTPNRGCPNNSTSDGPESLKVKNFVGLYVIYVATSTICFLLSLTILLKQFQQHQDAYQGNASDESVWNRTLRMARFVYNREFNVPSSRTASFVDVLEMTSSQWEHATTSTPLGASSSGLYPRTN, from the exons ATGTGGACAGCAAGTGGTGGCATATTAGCCTACACTATCTTCATCATATGGTTTCTGGAGCGCTCAGTTAATCCAAAATTCAGCGGTCCATTGAAGAATCAGATTGGCAGAGCAATTTGGTTCGCCTTCACCTCTTTGTTCTTTTCTCACA GAGAGAGACTCTATAACAAATTAACTAAAGTAGTTGTTCTAGTGTGGCTGTTTGTTGTATTGATCCTGGTCACAAGCTACACTGCTAATCTCTCTTCAATCCTGACGATTCAACGATTGAAACCGAATGTATCAGACATTGAAACGCTAAAGAGAACCAACTCTAAAGTTGGCTTGAATACGCATTCGTTTGTCGTCAATTACTTGGTGACTGTACTTGGATTCAAGCCAGAAAACCTCATCAAAATAGACAGTGAATCCGACTACATAGAGGCGTTCGAAAACAGAAGTATATCTGCTGCATTGCTTGAGTTCCCATATGCGAAAGTATTTATGAACCAGTACTGCAAGGGATATACTGCGACCACACTCTCCTATAGATTTGGAGGGCTAGGCTTT ATATTTCAGAAAGACTCTCCAATTGCCCGGGATTTCACCAAGGTCATTTTAGAGTTATTGGAGGAGGGAAAAATGATGTCACTTGAAGATGCTTGGTTGACACCAAATCGTGGGTGTCCAAACAATTCAACTTCAGATGGACCAGAAAGTTTGAAGGTCAAGAATTTTGTAGGACTTTATGTAATCTATGTTGCTACTTCCACCATTTGCTTTCTGTTATCCTTAACTATCTTGCTCAAGCAGTTTCAACAACACCAGGATGCTTACCAAGGCAATGCAAGTGATGAAAGTGTTTGGAACAGAACACTTAGAATGGCAAGATTCGTATATAATAGAGAGTTCAATGTTCCAAGTAGCAGAACTGCAAGTTTTGTTGATGTGCTGGAAATGACTTCCTCCCAATGGGAGCACGCAACCACTTCCACCCCTCTTGGAGCATCTTCTTCAGGCCTCTACCCCCGCACAAACTAG
- the LOC101298352 gene encoding UPF0481 protein At3g47200-like, whose translation MREHKLRYALYFFKRAQETAQKRALNFSFGSRVSSEFMREWATAVYDSDALVCASYVEDMSNINQEELAEIMLVDGCFILELLIRFYLYMDRKLEGHEPDPILESAWMIADIRHDLALLENQIPLCIILDLYDAISGHQTLIDNDLPPPYCLALHFFQPVSLKGSIVTERRHDSQDYKHLLDILHKFYFLPTKTTDLSMRLNVDLIPEEQRLRAIQKNKVWGFNYSASELLESGVEFDIGSKQGQLLDITFSEGKIRIPPLIIQETTSSLLMNLIA comes from the coding sequence ATGAGAGAGCATAAGTTGCGTTATGCGCTATACTTTTTTAAGCGAGCACAAGAAACAGCACAGAAACGAGCTCTAAATTTCAGCTTTGGATCACGAGTATCTTCTGAATTCATGAGAGAATGGGCAACTGCTGTCTATGATTCGGATGCATTGGTTTGTGCAAGTTACGTTGAAGACATGAGCAACATTAATCAGGAGGAACTAGCAGAAATAATGTTGGTCGATGGTTGCTTCATATTGGAACTTCTCATCAGGTTTTACCTATACATGGACAGGAAGTTAGAAGGCCATGAACCTGATCCAATTCTAGAAAGTGCTTGGATGATCGCAGATATACGTCATGATCTGGCATTGCTTGAAAACCAAATCCCCTTATGTATTATACTTGATTTGTATGATGCTATTAGTGGTCATCAGACACTTATCGACAATGATTTGCCTCCGCCATATTGTCTTGCTCTTCACTTCTTTCAACCAGTGAGCCTCAAGGGAAGCATAGTAACAGAGCGGAGACATGACTCCCAAGATTACAAGCACTTGCTGGATATCTTGCACAAGTTCTATTTCCTCCCAACCAAAACTACTGACTTGTCTATGAGGCTCAATGTGGATTTGATCCCTGAGGAGCAGCGTCTTAGGGCAATCCAAAAGAATAAAGTATGGGGATTCAATTATAGTGCTTCTGAACTTTTGGAGTCTGGAGTCGAGTTTGACATTGGCTCCAAGCAGGGCCAGTTGCTGGACATAACTTTCAGTGAGGGAAAAATCAGAATTCCACCACTGATTATTCAAGAAACAACGAGTTCATTGTTGATGAACCTGATTGCTTAA
- the LOC101298926 gene encoding protein STRUBBELIG-RECEPTOR FAMILY 2-like, which yields MAKRYRSLYFIAILVAVFVSAPPAVAFTDLLDVVALRDLYKTLNQPPQLKGWSLDSGDDPCELWYRVSCLNYSVVELDLNGLNLSGYITPEMYNLYNLKHLDISSNSIGGEIPYVLPPRLIHVNMAYNHLIQNIPPSLPGMKSLRYLNLSHNLLSGPIGNVFTGLQNLREMDLSYNNFTGDLPSSFGSLTNLTGLYLQNNKFTGSVAYLAELPLIDLNIKDNSFSGIIPSHFQSIPNLWIGGNSFRLPGDNYPPWDFPLETQGGVIEQDIHPPSATQSSAMEKSNPSTKVGGHRKWGFGPKGIALVIGGGTVVVSCVIVYILVRYSAYRFNKLRAQRLGASSSSRSFTVISTSKVLTTDTEPYGNGSMLTEETESSEEELLPPHNNLRLMCPRPQFSLFELKKYAGKQRLELEWFNPINHSDHFILYLLILRQSNEPRSSTTTPQVASPPAPATTMLWYILYGSTSSTFALNKDEPWLLCCQIRHISRTRHIEFDDEDDPPK from the exons ATGGCGAAGCGGTACCGGAGCCTGTACTTCATAGCGATTCTCGTCGCCGTGTTCGTGTCGGCACCGCCGGCCGTAGCTTTTACTGATCTGCTTGACG TCGTGGCTCTTCGAGATCTTTACAAGACCCTCAACCAACCGCCACAGCTAAAGGGTTGGAGCCTGGATAGTGGAGACGATCCATGCGAGTTGTGGTATAGGGTCAGCTGTTTAAACTACTCGGTAGTGGAACT TGATCTCAATGGACTAAACCTCTCCGGGTATATTACTCCCGAGATGTATAATCTCTATAATTTGAAGCACCT GGATATTAGTTCCAATAGCATTGGTGGTGAAATTCCGTATGTCTTACCGCCGAGATTAATTCATGT AAATATGGCATACAACCATTTAATCCAGAATATTCCCCCATCCTTACCTGGCATGAAAAGTCTTCGTTATTT GAATCTAAGCCACAATTTGTTGTCTGGACCCATTGGCAATGTTTTTACTGGCTTACAGAATTTAAGAGAAAT GGACTTGTCATATAATAACTTTACTGGAGATCTGCCAAGTTCATTTGGATCCCTCACAAATCTCACTGGACT GTACTTACAGAATAACAAATTCACTGGATCAGTTGCTTACCTAGCTGAACTTCCACTAATTGATCT GAATATCAAAGATAACTCATTCAGTGGTATCATCCCCAGTCATTTTCAGTCCATACCAAATTTATG GATTGGGGGGAACAGTTTTCGTCTGCCAGGGGACAACTATCCACCCTGGGATTTCCCTCTAGAAACGCAAGGAGGTGTCATTGAACAGGACATCCACCCTCCGTCAGCAACTCAGTCAAGTGCCATGGAGAAGAGCAACCCCTCTACCAAAGTAGGCGGACACAGGAAATGGGGGTTTGGCCCTAAAGGAATTGCTTTGGTGATTGGTGGGGGAACAGTGGTTGTGTCATGTGTGATAGTTTACATTCTTGTACGTTATAGTGCGTATCGCTTCAATAAATTACGAGCACAGAGGTTGGGGGCAAGTAGTTCAAGCCGCTCTTTCACAGTCATTTCTACTTCTAAAG TCTTAACCACAGATACTGAACCATATGGCAATGGGTCCATGTTGACTGAAGAAACCGAGAGCTCGGAAGAGGAGCTTCTTCCCCCTCATAACAACTTAAGGCTGATGTGTCCAAGGCCTCAG TTTTCACTGTTTGAGTTGAAGAAATACGCAGGGAAACA AAGATTAGAGCTGGAATGGTTCAACCCAATCAATCACTCGGATCATTTCATTCTCTATCTTCTAATTCTACGCCAATCAAATGAGCCTCGCTCCTCTACAACCACTCCCCAAGTTGCATCTCCGCCGGCGCCGGCCACGACGATGCTATGGTACATCCTCTACGGCTCTACATCTTCAACCTTCGCTCTCAACAAGGACGAGCCATGGCTGTTGTGCTGCCAGATCCGCCATATCTCTCGCACGCGTCACATCGAATTTGACGACGAAGACGATCCCCCGAAGTAG